From Mucilaginibacter rubeus, a single genomic window includes:
- a CDS encoding DUF892 family protein: MVPPYPAQWASDKLTVFFTEHLNRIYCAKAHLAERLLEIADTDSFKDLDTPIKETLGETEKQIARIDGVYAQLQKRYSFENCSGLISLLEDEFTAIHQHNDDEVLRDMCILSYLEYVSGVEKNSMQVLQLTAIEKNNEPMIRFLDEHLNNSKTRHKLYDFLLAKYDNNRQAAISL; encoded by the coding sequence ATGGTACCCCCTTACCCAGCACAATGGGCGTCTGATAAATTAACAGTTTTTTTTACAGAACACCTGAACAGGATTTATTGTGCCAAAGCACACCTGGCCGAACGACTTTTGGAAATTGCAGATACCGATAGCTTTAAGGATCTTGATACTCCGATAAAAGAAACCCTCGGCGAAACCGAAAAACAAATTGCGCGTATAGATGGCGTTTACGCGCAGCTTCAAAAACGTTATTCATTTGAAAATTGCAGCGGTCTCATCTCTTTGCTCGAAGATGAATTTACAGCTATACACCAGCATAACGACGATGAAGTGTTGCGCGACATGTGCATTCTTTCGTACCTGGAATATGTTTCAGGTGTCGAAAAAAACTCAATGCAGGTATTGCAATTAACAGCTATTGAAAAAAACAACGAGCCAATGATCCGGTTTTTGGATGAGCATTTAAACAACTCGAAAACCAGGCACAAGCTTTATGATTTTTTATTGGCAAAATATGATAATAACCGGCAGGCGGCAATCAGCTTGTAA